From one Brevundimonas sp. PAMC22021 genomic stretch:
- the rpsP gene encoding 30S ribosomal protein S16, producing the protein MLKIRLARGGAKKRPYYHIVVADSHSPRDGKFIEKVGAYNPMLPKDGAQPRVTLKSERIAEWLGKGAQPTDRVARFLSQDETLSAKVTWTQGNNPNRAQPGKKAQERAAERAQREADRAEAEAAAKAEAAAAAEAAKAEAAAAAAAPAPAAEEAPAEEAPAAEATEEQA; encoded by the coding sequence ATGCTGAAGATCCGTCTGGCCCGCGGCGGCGCCAAGAAGCGCCCCTACTACCACATCGTCGTCGCCGACTCGCACTCGCCGCGCGACGGCAAGTTCATCGAGAAGGTCGGCGCCTACAACCCGATGCTGCCTAAGGACGGCGCCCAGCCGCGCGTCACCCTGAAGTCGGAGCGCATCGCCGAATGGCTCGGCAAGGGCGCCCAGCCGACCGACCGCGTCGCGCGCTTCCTGTCGCAAGACGAGACCCTGTCGGCCAAGGTGACCTGGACCCAGGGCAACAACCCGAACCGCGCGCAACCGGGCAAGAAGGCCCAGGAACGCGCCGCCGAGCGCGCCCAGCGCGAAGCCGACCGCGCCGAAGCCGAAGCCGCCGCCAAGGCTGAAGCCGCCGCCGCCGCCGAAGCCGCCAAGGCCGAAGCCGCCGCTGCCGCCGCCGCGCCCGCGCCGGCCGCCGAAGAAGCGCCTGCTGAAGAAGCTCCCGCCGCCGAGGCGACCGAAGAACAGGCGTAA
- the ffh gene encoding signal recognition particle protein, whose product MFEALNERLTGVFDRITGRGALSEKDVAEAMREVRTALLEADVALPVVKEFIAFATERATGEDVIRSVKPADQVVKIVYDGLIEMLGGEEPVPLNTNANPPAVVLMAGLQGSGKTTTSAKLARRLSQFDRKKVMMASLDTRRPAAMEQLATLGKQIEVATLPIVQGESAVQITRRALQSARLQGFDVLILDTAGRITLDEGLMNEVAEVAEIAKPVETLLVADSLTGQDAVRTAKAFHERLPLTGLVLTRADGDGRGGAMLSMRAVTGLPIKYLGAGEKVDALDVFDARRVAGRILGQGDIVALVEKAAQDLDQAKAEKMARKLAKGQFDLDDLAGQLQQMKRMGGLQGIMGMLPGVAKMKGQMAESGIDDRMILRQEAIISSMTKAERKKPDLLNASRKKRIAAGAGVDVQDVNRVLKQHRQMADMVKSMARGGPKKMQQMAAMLGGLGGGGMGGPDLNRLKAMGGGKMAEPSADELKAIQDRFAGLGGGQLPGGLPGLPGFPKKN is encoded by the coding sequence ATGTTCGAGGCTCTGAACGAGCGGCTGACAGGCGTCTTCGACCGGATCACCGGGCGCGGCGCCTTGTCCGAAAAGGACGTGGCCGAGGCGATGCGCGAGGTGCGCACAGCCCTGCTCGAGGCCGACGTCGCCCTGCCGGTCGTCAAGGAATTCATCGCCTTCGCCACCGAACGCGCCACCGGCGAAGACGTCATCCGCTCGGTCAAGCCGGCCGACCAGGTGGTCAAGATCGTCTATGACGGCCTGATCGAGATGCTGGGCGGCGAAGAGCCGGTTCCGCTGAACACCAACGCCAATCCGCCGGCCGTGGTGCTGATGGCCGGCCTGCAGGGCTCGGGCAAGACCACGACCTCGGCCAAGCTGGCGCGGCGCCTGAGCCAGTTCGACCGCAAGAAGGTCATGATGGCCTCGCTGGACACCCGTCGCCCCGCGGCGATGGAGCAGCTGGCGACCCTGGGCAAGCAGATCGAGGTCGCGACCCTGCCGATCGTGCAGGGCGAGAGCGCGGTGCAGATCACCCGCCGGGCGCTGCAGTCGGCCAGGCTGCAGGGCTTCGACGTCCTGATCCTGGACACCGCCGGCCGCATCACGCTCGACGAAGGGCTGATGAACGAGGTGGCCGAGGTCGCCGAGATCGCCAAGCCTGTCGAGACCCTGCTGGTCGCGGACAGCCTGACCGGCCAGGACGCGGTGCGCACCGCCAAGGCCTTCCACGAGCGGCTGCCGCTGACGGGCCTGGTGCTGACGCGCGCCGACGGCGATGGGCGCGGCGGGGCCATGCTGTCGATGCGGGCGGTCACGGGCCTGCCGATCAAATACCTCGGCGCCGGCGAAAAGGTCGATGCGCTGGACGTGTTCGACGCCCGCCGCGTCGCCGGCCGCATCCTGGGTCAGGGCGACATCGTGGCCCTGGTCGAAAAGGCCGCGCAGGACCTGGACCAGGCCAAGGCCGAGAAGATGGCCAGGAAGCTGGCCAAGGGCCAGTTCGACCTGGACGACCTGGCCGGCCAGCTGCAGCAGATGAAGCGGATGGGCGGGCTACAGGGCATCATGGGCATGCTGCCGGGCGTGGCCAAGATGAAGGGCCAGATGGCCGAGAGCGGCATCGACGACCGCATGATCCTGCGCCAGGAAGCCATCATCTCCTCGATGACCAAGGCCGAGCGCAAGAAGCCGGACCTGTTGAATGCGTCACGCAAGAAGCGCATCGCCGCAGGCGCGGGCGTGGACGTGCAGGACGTCAATCGCGTGCTGAAGCAGCACCGCCAGATGGCCGACATGGTCAAGTCGATGGCGCGCGGCGGGCCCAAGAAGATGCAGCAGATGGCCGCCATGCTGGGCGGGCTTGGCGGCGGCGGGATGGGCGGACCCGACCTGAACCGCCTCAAGGCCATGGGCGGCGGCAAGATGGCCGAGCCCTCGGCCGACGAACTGAAAGCCATCCAGGACCGGTTCGCCGGTCTTGGCGGCGGACAACTTCCGGGAGGCCTTCCGGGCCTGCCGGGCTTCCCGAAAAAGAACTGA